gtagttatgcccagatatgtgcctccctcacaatagttatgcccagatatgtgcctccctcacagtcgttatgcccagatatgtgcccctctcacagtcattatgcccagatatgtgcctccttcacttTGCCAATAAAAGTAAGATTGGGGTGGAAGATGAAGTTATTTATGCAGAGAGTATACCTTTACTTGGAAGGGAAGTGCATTGTTGTACTTTTTACTTTTCAAGAACATTTTTCAGCCTAGGTTATTAGGAGATAAGATATAGTAGGTCAGTACTTTCCATGACTGGGTGGATTTTGGACTAGTTAATCAACAGATCCCAATTTGTCCACTGGGAACTTGCATTTTGGATACCAAGCTGTATAGTGTTTTACCGTGAATTCTGAGATTCGGAAATAAAATTGCCTTCACACGGCTTAGATGCATAAAAagtttactaaactatgataacatacatattatatatatatacacacacacacacacactgtatatatatatatatatatatatatatatatggaaactcCTGGGATCCACAGAAAAGGtttttctttattcacccatgttgcATTAGTTTTTCCATTTATATACCAAGGGGTAAGCAGCTCATTCCAAAGTAAACATGCCCCCAACCTTCCCAACCATTTTTTGTCAGTGCCGCCATtattctataatatatatatatatatatatatatatatatatatatacacacacatacacacaccacacactgaacaaaaataaaaaaagcaacactttcggttttgctcccattttgcatgagctgaactcaaagatctgaaacatattttctacatacacaaaagactaattactctcaaatattgttcacaaatctgtctaaatctgtgttagtgagaacttctcctttgccgagataatccatcccacctcataggtgtggcatatcaaggtgctgtttagacagcatgaatatttgcacaggtgtgccttagactgtcaACAACAAAagaacactctgaaatgtgcacagtcgCCTTACCGGGGGGGCGGAGGCAGGAAACCAGTCAgaatctggtgtggccaccatttgcctcacgcaatgcaacacatctctgtcgcatagagttgatcaggttgttgattgtggcctgtggaatgttgggcCACTCCTCattaatagctgtgcgaagttgcagaatattggcaggaactggaacacgctgtcatatacgccgatccagagtatcccaaacatgctcaatgggtgacatgttcaGTGAGTATGCTGGTcatgtggatcgagtggcccaccaccaccatgggccactcgatccacaacgttgacgtcagcaaatagatcacccacacacgctgtctgccatctgccctgaacagtaaaaaccgggactcatctgtggacagaacgcctctccaacatgccagacgcTATCAAATgtaagcatttgcccactcaagtcggttacgacgacaaactgcggtcaggtccagaccccgatgaggacgatgagcatgcagatgagcttccctgagactgtttctgacagtttgtgcagaaattcttttaGTTctgcaaaccaattgttgctgcagctgtccgggtggctggtctcagacgatcgtgaacatgctggatgtggaggtcctggaatGGTGTGCCTACACGTagtctgtggttgtgaggccggttggatgtgctgccaaattctctgaaatgcctttggagattgcttatggtagagaaatgaacattcattgcaagggcaacagctctggtagacattccagcagtcagcatgccaattgcacgctcccttaaatgttgtgacatctgtggcattgtgctgtgtgatcaaacatttcagagtggcttttGATTGTGGGCAATCTAAGGCACACCTttacaatattcatgctgtctaatcagcacctttataggccacacctgtgaggtgggtggattatcttggcaaaggggaagtgctcactaacacagattaagacagatttgtgaacaatatttgacagtaatggatcttttgtgtatatagaaaatgtttcagatctttgagttcagctcatgcaaaatgggagcaaaacctaaagtgttgtgtttatatttttattcagtgtatacagtatatatactgtatatatacacacacacacaaaagatAACAGAGGGTAAAAGTAAGAATGAGGCTGAATCAGCTTTCTAGTCCCTCAAGCAAGTCTTCTCCTCTAAGTCTATTCTTCATCATCCAGATGTGACCAAGCCACTTATTCAGGAGGTGGACCCTTCCTCTGTGGGAGATTGAGCCATTCTTACTCCTGTGGAAAGATGCACTCTTGTGGTTTATTCTTTAAGGTCCCATTGGAACAGGGAGTTGATTGCAATCAAGTTGGCTTTGGAAGAATGACACCTTCTGCTGGAAGTGGCTTGATATTCTGTCATTTACACTAGCTACAAGAATTTACCTTATCTACAGACAGTACAGTATCTCAACCCTCGCAAATCTTGGTGGTCTTTGTTCTTCGCACGCTTCAGATTCATCCTGGGTTACCATCAGGCTGACAAAAATATCAAAGTGGATTCTCTTTCTTGTTCTTTTAATCCTGCTGATTGTATAAAGGAGCTTTTGGTACTGGCACCAAAGCCCAGTTCAGATTGCCATTTGAAATTGTTTTTGAGTGCGCAGATATGCATACAATAGGGATTCATCGAAATCTCAAGCGAATTTGGGCGAGAAGAACTTTGGCTTTACAGcgctaatacattttaatgctgtacagatagTGCATTAAAATGTAAGTATTTGAACAAAATCGACTTCAATATATTATCTGAAGgttgattcgctcaagcctaatgagtccctcaagataggtcatcactatcacaTCGTAAGGGGTCCAAATCCCGGcatctctgccgatcagctgtttcagggagctgctGAACTCACTaaagcttggtattgcagctatcTTTTcctggctaacccctttaaaatcataTACTTTTCTGTACTATAATTATTAGGCTCAGAATAGAACTTGAACATGCAGTCAGTTAACTGAGTACATAATACACTGCaccacttacagtacagaccaaaagtttggacacaccttctcattcaaagagttttctttatttttatgactatgaaaattgtagattcacgctgaaggcatcaaaactatgaattaacacatgtggaattatatacataacaaaaaagtgtgaaacaactgaaaatattctaggttcttcaaagtagccaccttatactttgattactgctttgcacactcttggcattctcttgatgagcttcaagaggtagtcacctgaaatggttttcacttcacaggtgtgccctgtcaggtttaataagtgggatttcttgccttataaatggggtcgggaccatcagttgcgttgtggagaagtcaggtggatacacagctgattttgtattatggcaagaaaaaagcagctaagtaaagaaaaacgagtggccatcattactttaagaaatgaaggtcagtcagtccgaaaaattgggaaaactttaaaagtgtccccaagtgcagtcacaaaaaccatcaagcgctacaaagaaactggcacacatgcggaccgccccaggaaaggaagaccaagagtcacctctgctgtggaggataagtttatccgagtcaccagcctcagaaatcgcaggttaacagcagctcagattagagaccaggtcaatgccacacagatttctagcagcagacacatctctaggacaactgttaagaggagactgtgtgaatcaggccttcatggtagaatatctgctaggaaactactgctaaggacaggcaacaagctgaagagacttgtttgggctaaagaacacaaggaatggacattagaccagtggaaatctgtgctttggtctgatgagtccaaatttgagatctttggttccaaccactgtgtctttgtgcgacgcagaaaaggtgaacggatggattctacatgcctggttcccaccatgaagcatgaaggaggaggtatgatggtgtgggggtgctttgctggtgacactgttggggatctattcaaaattgaaggcatactgaaccagcttggctaccacaacatcttgcagcggcatgctattccatttctttttcaacaggacaatgaccccaaacacacctccaggcagtgtaagggctatttgaccatgaaggagagtgatggggtgctgcgcctgatgacctggcctccacagtcaccggacctgaacccaatcgagatggtttggggtgagctggaccgcagagtgaaggcaaaagggccaacaagtgctaagcatctctgggaactccttcaagactgttggaagaccatttcaggtgactacctcttgaagctcatcaagagaatgccaagagtgtgcaaagcagtaatcaaagcaaaaggtggctactttgaagaacctagaatatgacatattttcagttgtttcacacttttttgttatgtatataattccacatgtgttaattcatagttttgatgcctttagtgtgaatctacaattttcatagtcatgaaaataaagaaaactctttgaatgagaaggtgtgtccaaacttttggtctgtactgtatgtagtgcagtccATTATGTCTCCCTGTAGGTATTCTGACAGTTAGCCTATTTAACCATCAGGTAGCTCTAATTGTTTTTCTGTACTTCACAAACCTGGAGGCCATCATTAGTCCTCTCACTACCATAGCAACCATAATCACACCACGATTGTGTTGCCCAAGGGAATATATGATTGAATGTGAGAGCAAGCCGCCTCTCATGCAGTTGTTaatattgactgtggcatctaaatGAGTTAAATAGCCAGGAATGGAGCTTGATACAATCCTGGCTATATATTGTGCTGAAGGCACATGCACAACTGCTGTGCCCACCATCACTAAGTAGGGTATAGGAAGTTAGCCCTCAACCCTTATACAGTTATGTGAAGGTGGGAGAAGCTGGTAAACATGACTATTATCTTGTGTGAGTTTCTTGATGATTTGTTGGTTAAACATTTCCTACATTCTGGATATTAACTGTTTTTCCAATGTGAGTTCCATGATGTGAATTTGGATTAGACGTTtgggtaaaacattttccacatatagtgcatgaaaatggcttcactTCTGTGTAAATTCTGAACGAATTCTTCCAAAAACGGACTGATTTATGGGAAGAACATTCCCCACATTCTTGACATGAAAAATGGCTATTCCCCTTCTGTGAGTTCTTTGGGGTCTAACAAGGTTTGATCTATTACCATAAAATTCCCCACATTTTTGGTATcaaaacggcttctctcctgtgtgagttcatTGATGTTCGAAAATTTGTGATTTAAAAGTGAAGTATTTCCCACATTCTAGACATAAAATGGCGTATTGCCTTTGTGAATTTTCAGATGTTCAACaaggattttctttttttaagaaaaatttcCCACATTCTTAACATGAAAttggcttttcccctgtgtgagtttGTTGATGTTTAACAAGTTGTTGTTTCcaagcaaaacatttcccacattctgcacatgaaaatggcttatctcctgtgtgagttctttgatgAACAACAAGTGTTGTTTTgtatgtaaaacatttcccacattctgaacatgaaaatggcttctcccctgtgtgaattcttcgaTGTCCAACAAGTGTTGTTttgtgtgtaaaacatttcccacattcttcaCATGCAAACGgcgtctcccctgtgtgaattcgttGATGTTTATCAAGTTGTGATTTCcaggtaaaacattttccacattctgaacatgaaaatggcttcacccCTGTGTGAGTATGTTGATGTTTAACAAGTTGGTGTTTCaaagtaaaacatttctcacattctggacatgaaaatggcttatctCCCGTGTGAGTTCTTAGATGTACAACAAGTGTTGCTTTCTGTGCaaagcattttccacattctgaacatgaaaatggcttcacccctgtgtgaattctttgatgtgcAACAAGTGTTGTTTTGTgtgtaaaatatttcccacattcttcacatgaaaacggcatctcccctgtgtgaattctctgatgtccaacaagatgtgctttccaagtaaaacatttcccacattcttggcatgaaaatggcttttctcctgtgtgaattctttgatgtccAACAAGTGTTGTTgtgtgtgtaaaacatttcccacattctaaacatgaaaatggcttctctcctgtgtgagttttttGATGTTCAACAAGTTGTGATTtccaagtaaaacatttcccacattgtaAGCATGAAATTGTCTTCTTCCTTGTGTGCATTCTTTGATCTTTAATACCCCTTCTGTGACTTTGATTCTGCTTTACAGTTTGTGATGAACCAGAAGATAGAAGAGGTTTAAATGGATCAAACGAGCAATTTTGGCTGTGAAGAGCTGAGGGTATATCCGAGATAGTGGCATGCTCTTCATATGTGTCTTGTGCGAGACCATGACCATTTGCTTTAAAAGCTGAAGAGATCAGATGTCCCTCTGAGCTCCCGATACAGTCATCTGCCAAAAATAAAACAGTATTATTTTTAAATACTATAACCTTGAAATTGgaatagattattattattgtgctaattattccatggtgctgtacatatataaaggGGAGTACACATACATAA
This portion of the Bufo gargarizans isolate SCDJY-AF-19 chromosome 1, ASM1485885v1, whole genome shotgun sequence genome encodes:
- the LOC122925139 gene encoding oocyte zinc finger protein XlCOF22-like; the encoded protein is MHTRKKTISCLQCGKCFTWKSQLVEHQKTHTGEKPFSCLECGKCFTHTTTLVGHQRIHTGEKPFSCQECGKCFTWKAHLVGHQRIHTGEMPFSCEECGKYFTHKTTLVAHQRIHTGVKPFSCSECGKCFAQKATLVVHLRTHTGDKPFSCPECEKCFTLKHQLVKHQHTHTGVKPFSCSECGKCFTWKSQLDKHQRIHTGETPFACEECGKCFTHKTTLVGHRRIHTGEKPFSCSECGKCFTYKTTLVVHQRTHTGDKPFSCAECGKCFAWKQQLVKHQQTHTGEKPISC